atggctaaagcgtgcggagaatgtcaagagagggcagggtagaccgaatttgacatgggaggagtccgttaagagagacctgaaggattggagtatcaccgaagagctagctatggacaggggtgcatggaagcttgctatccatgtgccagagccatgagttggttgcgagatcttatgggtttcatctctagcctaccccaacttgcttgggactaaaggctttgttgttgttgttgttgttgtttcattTCATCTAGGCAGAGTCAATGATGGTTCTTAGTGTTGCCTTCAAAAAATCAATTCAGTTTTTTACAACAAAAAAGAAAAGTGCAAACAGGATCCAAAATAAGTTGCCAAAAACTGAAACACATGTTATCAATCATCAAAATAATTTGTGGCACAGTAGACAATTACAAAATTCCACAAACAAGTACTCCCACagtctcataatataagacgttttttgacactatcatagtctcaaaaaacatcttatattatgagacagaggtAGTAATATTTAACCCTCACGTCAAATGTGACATGAATAATGTCTTAAAGAAGAGCTTAAGAAACGGCATGAACAATAATCAGGTAAAAGCTAGCTTTATACCTGTATCTTGCTCAATTTTTTTCCTGTGGAAAAGCAATTTCCTAAGAGAATCACTGCTGAAGCTCAGTGTGGCTGCAAATGGACAGGCAATTGTGACATCAACAAATCAACCTAACCTAAAAGGGAACAGTGAAAGTGCATCAACAAACCTAATCGAGGAGAACTTCCATCATTGATAGCACGAGCAGAACTTATTTCCTGATCCATGCGATCAAGGATTTGATTACGAGCCTTTCGTGCAGGCTCCAAACTTTCACATACTATGTCCAATGGTATTCCAGCAGGTTTTATATCCAGCTGAATAGCAGTAATACCTCTCCTTGTTCCTGCAATTTTGAAGTCCATGTCACCCAAGTGATCCTCAAGACCCTGAGTACGTCAATGGCCATGATTAGTTCAGAATGGACTTTTTTGCCCTAGCAACATATACAGTTAGTCAAATTGACTTAAAAGTAGGAAATGGTTCTCTCAAAATCTGACAAGGAAATGAAGAGTGTCTAAGACTTACTAAAATATCCGTTAATATACGGTAACTAGAAATATCTCCAGTAGTTGGGTCTGTTTCACTGACAAGACCCACTGAAACACCAGCAACATGCTCCCTTACAGGTATCCCAGCATCCATTAAAGCCATGCTTCCTGTCAGTCACCATTTTGAAATGCATGAAAAGCAGAATTTATAATACCAAAAAAAAAAACTTCAGAGCAGTTCAAGGACATCACATTGACGCTGGAAAGGCATTTTTATATCCAGATTAACAGATGAACCGTAGAAACCTATTAAACTCAATACAAGATAAAGTCATTTTAGAGGTCTCTTGGAAGTGTTACACTTGCTAATCATTTAAGATATTTCTGCATTATAGACATGATAAAGGCAATTGTAATGCCTATCATGGCTTTGCTACAGAGCGAAGCATAGACCCTTGATTCATTTTTACATCAAAGTGCAGGACATGATCTTGCAAAACTAACGCGTTTGCAAGTGAATGGTTTTCCATCACCAAACTACGGATGAAGGTCAATCAGATAAAATGGCATTTAGTTCTAATAAAACAACATCTCCAAGAGTTCCATTTTATGTATAATAGTAACACTAAATAAAGATGTGTACCTCCACATACTGATGCCATTGATGTTGAACCATCAGAGGCCATGACTTCTGAATTTACCCGAACAGTATATGGAAAGTCACCTTCTGGAGGAAGCACAGCAAGTAGTGCTTTCTCGGCAAGAGTGCCTGCACAACAGAAAAACAAAATTGCGAAATTGGTGGTATTCATTTTCCCTCATAAAACTTTCAACACAAATTAAGGCTGAAATTAGAAAAGCTGAACAGGAGAAAaacaaaggaaaacacaatcacagATCAAGAACTTAAATATTGCAACAGATGCCGTTCAGCATATTGTAGAAACCCAAGTATGCACACAACAAACCAAAAGTCTATGCTTTGAACCGCAGTTTGCAGAAGATCCCTAGGCTATGTATTCTTTAAAACATGGTCTACACATATCTCCTTAGGGACAAATAAATTCTTTAAACTGCAGCTCTGCACCAACGACGAAAAATATGTACCATGTCCAACTTCACGTCGATTCAAACCCCCACGTTTGGCAACTTCGTTTATTGAAAATGGTGGAAAACTATAATGAAGCATGAAACGCTTTGTTGGTGGGCCAACAATTGAATCCAATCGCTGGGCATCACCAGGAGCACCAAGGGTAACTGTACATAAAACCTACAAGCAAAATTCGGATTATTCATGTGGTGTATGCATATAATAACTTGATTGAAATACATTATAAAGTTCCTTCAGATTTAAACAGACATCACTTTCTGGTGTGACATTATGTGTGCCtctatggagagagagagagagggagggagggagggagggagagagagagagagagagacagagagacagagagagagagagggagagagagaaaacctGAGTATCTCCACGTGAAAACAGTGCAGAACCATGCAATATCGGGTATGTGCTTGATTCGCAGTACAACGGCCGCACCTCATCAAGTCGTCTACCATCGACTCTAAGACCTTCTTTAATTATTCTCTTGCGTATGACCTGCACAAAAGAAGGGCACAACTCTTCATGAACTGAAATAATATAAGTGATTCTACACACACAAAATTGCACTGGATGAAATGCTATCAAGTGATGCCAAGGACAGATGGTAGCTCCTCACAACTTTCATCTTGATATTAAAAGCTAATAAGCCCAATACCTCAATATAATTTGCACACGTTCTCAGAGTTTTCCATGTACTACTGGAACAGAAAATTTATCCTGAATTCAGAAATAGAGGTATAGAAGGCTAGAGCAAACAATAGGTCATGTGAATGCATAGGGACCAGAGCTTTCGTTTACCAATTATAAATTACTCATGCACATGACTGGAAACAGAGGTTTGGCACAATGGCTGCAAGTTTGCCAAATGTTAAGAATTCGCTATTATAAAGAGATCAATGTGCTCTGTTGTTTCTATTGCACATACACATGTGCATTGAACAGATAAGATCAGCAGATGTTACATAAAGTTCCAGGTTCCAGTGTGGAAAATGAGATATGTCAGAATCATTCATTTAGGCACGGCAAAAAATATGATTAAAACATCATCATTGGAGTTAACATTCCTCACATATACTGAAACAGGATACCCATGAGCTACTActaaatgtgtacgtgcaatgcacgttgtTATTAGGCATTCTATTAATTGCACGCTCATATTAGGTTGGATATTAATTGCGCGTTAATTACATGTCCGTTCATATTTGGTACGGCATTAAATGCATGTTAAATATGTTGAGCGCTCGCCATTGGAGtaatctaggtcgttggattgacatggttTGATGGCCTAGATTAGTTGGATCTGCCCCTTCAGGCCTTTTTTATATTGGTATGGTATAGATAGtcatatagatagatatagatgcATTTGTAACAACAAGAATGTATTTTCCGCTCATCTGTTGACAAAGCCCACACTTGTATCTATATTTCCCAGTTTCCAGAGAAATCAATGTGCTCTACCTGCTTTCTCACAGTATCAACTGCTTTAGGAAGAAACTTCAAGCTTTCCTCGTCACATTCTTCTTCAAGCTTCTCTTTTACAGATTCTGTGATTTTTTGCAGGGCTTCTCCACGCTCAAACTGCAGCAAATGAGAACATCCAATGAATTCATGGTGCAAGCAGAAAACAGGAACAGATTTAACTTATTACTGGATGAGTCCTCCAAAAAGGTAGAGGTTGGTTTTTTATTCTTCATGATATAGTTGAAGCACAGTCAAAATATGGTTTTTTGGGCAaactttgaacatagttttcatcATAACATACTTGCAAAAGGAAGTGAAAATGGTATTCTAGACAAATCTAATTACATTACTTTCGTGAAGTCAATCTTTATCTTCCAaacatattactccctccgtctcaaaataagtgtcttgaccttagtacaactttgtactaaagttactgcaaagttgagacacttattttgggatggagggagtattattcaaAGTTTATAAAGACTGACCACACAAAATCCCAGGGCTGGGCAAATTTCATGAAGTCAATCTTTATGTTCCAAACATATTATTATTCAAAGTTTATAAAGATTGACCACACAAAATCCCAGGGCTGGGCAACTTACATTTAGGGTATGTTTAGTTTGTGCCAAAGGTTGCCATGCCAAAAAGTTGGCTAGACACAAAATTGGTTGAAGATTTGCTTGTCAATGGATTGGCCAACATTGGCTAGAAAAATGTGCTAGAGTTGGTACTGGAGCATTGGCATGTCAAAAAGTTGGTCATACTCCAAACAAAAGCCAATGTTTTGGCCCTGACCAAAAAATTAGCACGGCTCACTTTGGTCACAATCCAAATGCACCCTTAGAGACGGAGGCAAAAATCTTTAAGGAAGTTCACAATCGAACATTTCCGCTTTTAACTCCACAAACTAGAAAGGAAGAACTTCAACTAGAAAGGAAGACCTGCAGTCAAAAGAGAATACCCAACACACCTTGCCGTATGATTTATCTGTGAAGACTTCCTCAATTGGTGCTTCTGATAATGTTCTGATTTTCTCGTAGTTTTCATCTGAAATCATTGACAGCTTGTACTCTCTTTTCTCTTTGCCAGCTCGCTTGGCCAATCTAATTTGAGGGTCGATATACTTGACTGCCTGAGAATCAAAGCCAACTGCATGAGAATATAATTATAATGCATCAACTAAAATAAGAAAGCAATAATACCTCAGAGTGCGCAAGCTTCATTCCTGCTTGAAGATCCCTTTCAGTTATCTCACGAGCTTGTACATCTATCATTAGTGTTTTATCCCGTGAGCATGCATAAACTAGATTGAGATCACTCAAACCTAACTGCAAGTCACAGAGAAATATACAGAAAATATGAGTAAAGAGAATGAAACCACAATATTTACAATGGATGTGAAAACCACATATAAACTGATGTTAGTTATGGTGCAAATAACAAAGAATGGAATAGGCACCATGAGCCATGAAACGCTCCTGGGAAATGTTATATCCACAGAGTGCAAATGTACACCATCATGGGTACAATTGAGGCACAGTGGAGGATAGATAAAAATGATTACATATTGTAGCACTTGATCGATATTACCTCATCCACTGTTGGGTTCAACACAAAATTCCCATCAATTCTTCCAACACGTATTACTCCAATTGGCCCATCCCAAGGTACATCAGAAAGCATGAGAGCAGCTgaagatgcattagcagccataaCATCCGGGTCCTGCTTTCCATCTGAGGAAAGTACATTTACCGTGATCTACAAAAGCAGGATGCAAATCCATCAATGAGTGATAATGCTTGTGCAAACTTCACGAATTTCAGGAATAAAATATTAAACAGAAAAATCACCTGGACTTCATGGTAAAAGCCACGAGGAAACAATGGCCGTATTGGTCGATCGATTATGCGCCCACACAGAAGTTCTCTTTCCTTAGGGGCACCTTCCCTGCGCATATATGTTGTGGGAATAACACCTTGAGCATATTGCTTCTCTTGATAATCAACCTACAGCCGACAAAATAACCAACATGCTCATCATGGGAAAGATGCAGATAGCAAATGAATAGTGTTGCCTTGAAAATGTGAAGACAAACATATTCCATTCTTCCTTTTGGGTTAAGTGTATCCCCAGTAAGTTCAATTGACAATGAGAGAAGTGAAGTACACAATGGGCCTTTAAGCTTGTCCAGGGTGGTCAAGTAGGTCCGTAAACTAGAAAACTGTAGATTATTTAAGTGCTTCAGAGAAGTTTAAGGGTCGACAGTGTATTTAGCTCTATCAAATTCTACTGCAGGGTAACAGCAGCTGTAAGAAACAGCTTGAGGATACTAAAACTATGCTTCACTACCATGTAGCACTGAACACTGCCTGCCCAAAATCAAGCGTGATAATTGGTAAATAACATCGAGTTAGTTTGCAGTTGCTGAACTGTGCTGCGTTGTGCATATTTTATAGTGCGCTGTTGAAGATTAGCCACGAAAGTAGGTAAAAGCAGGTCAAACAAACACAAAATAGGCAAAAGCTGGTTCGGCAACCGGGATTATGACAATCGAGTGCAATTCAGCAGCTTAATTTGATCAATCTCTTACTGAAACGCCAAACTGGTCATGTATGGCACAAATGAAGAACATAATAATGAATAGTGCTGCAACCAAAACGTCCTTGTGAACCAAATCAATGAAGCATCATTATCACAAAGATATAAAAAACAGGTGGAGGGGTCAACAAAAAATATATAACCTGGGAAAATCTGTGGCACAAATCAAATGCTGTAGGTGGAGAACAGTTAAAATTGCGTCAAATGGAAGTCTGTGTATATGCAGATTAAATTGCCACATGGGAGGAGAAGGGCGAAACTAACAGGCTCTGAAATACAAGTCACGTCAACAGAAGGGGAAAAAACGATCCTTACGGTTAGAGGGAGGAAGTCCCGGACGGGGTCCGAGGActtggcggcggcgacggtggagagGACGTTGGTTTCCTCCATGGAGATGACCACGGAGCCGTTGGCGAAGCGCGCCATCTTCCCGGTCTCGAAGGCGATGAGGCGACCCCCGATCTCGAACTCCTCGCGGAAGCTCTCCAGCACCTTacggcccggcggcggcggcgccgcctgcGAGGCCTCCTCCGCCGTGTCGGAGAGGAATGCGGCCCGCGTGCCGGGGACGGCGAGCCGGAGCTGGTGCCGGCGGCGCGCGAGGAAGCGGAGCGAGGCCACCGCCATCGACATGGTGGCGCGCTGGGACTGGGAGGAGCGGCAGAGGAAGAGGGGTTTGGGCCTGAGTTTAGGGTTTAAGCGGCGAGGCGAAGCGAAATGGTTGGGCCTCTCGCCGTCTTGGCTCGGTTGATCGTGGACCCACTTGTCAGTGGGCCAAACGAACACAGCTTCTCCAGTTTTATGACCCTCACGAGATCTGGACCGTACGAAGACCGACTGACGGCTCAGGACACCCGTATCGTGTCGAAGGAAAccccatttctctctctctctctccctcccgcactgatcgccaaccgccgccgccgggAAGACGAGCTCCGCCTTGAAACCCCCCAAAACCCTACCGCACCTCCTCCCGTCCTCGCCTCCGGTATGCCCTTCACATAtcgccctctcctctcctcccctcccctcccctcccctctgacCGCTGATTTTACCGTCGGGATTCGTAGGAACGATGCCGCTGGGGCTGATACTGAGCTCGATCGGGAGGTCGATGCGGCGGAAGCGGACGTCCTCGCTCAACATCCTCTCCTCCAAGAGGGCGCCCCGGGATTACTACAAGGGCAAGAACTGCAAGCCCACCGGGTTCCACACCCGCAAAGGTGACAAGTTTGACAGTAACTCTGATCTGAACCTAGTCGTCTTATCGGTATCTCATGCCCGCTGCTGTTCGAGACCGCATTTCCCACCACCTTCTGCTTCGATGCGTGTTTTACATGCAAAGATGCAGGCCATGATCTGATCGGTTGAGAAACCTAAACGATTTTGAATCAGATAGTAGTTAAAATAACATGGCGCAGCGGATCAAATTGGCTCTCAGTTCGACATATGGGAACTAGTATTTGCCCCATATTAGGAACGAATGTTCCATATGGGAGGTCAAATGTGAAGTGTCTTGTTCTGGGTAAACCATTAAACCGTATGTGAACCAAGTGCATGCTTACTTGGCATTTGACATCATAATAATACGGTAAAGTTTGGTGAGTAGACAAGgagcaaaacatttcaatgcaGGCAGTCTATAGGCATTGGGGAGGTTCATGGGAACTAGTATTAACCATGGGTTTGTAGAAACTAGTACTAAGTAGTATTTTCAAGCATTGCTCATGCATACACCATATGGCTAGAAAGAACTGCAACTGTGGAGAGCAAATTCAGCAATTTCACCAAAGAAGAATATAGATACTTCTTTGGAAAACATACAAGAATACTGATACAGCCTTGCACTTCATGGAGGAAGAGCCATTCCAATCGTGTGCCACATCAGTCTCTCTATCATGGCCACAATAACTTACTTGGAGTTAGGAAAAACAAGGCAGCTTAGAAATAGCAAAACAGTATTGTGTTTATATGGCAAGTGAGAAGAGATGTTTTTGGTCATGCCTACGATGGTAGGCTTGTCTTATATTTATATTGCCGTGCAGGCATACAAACAGTCATGATCACTAGATCATGGATATAGTTACTGATTCTAGTGCTACGTAACCATATGAGTTGCAGAAACGAAACAACTAGGAACTGAACAACTAGTGCCTAGTATATACAAGAGTTAATATGCCCCCGCAATCTCAGCCACTATGAACAAGGTTGAGGTTGGCTCTAAAACGTTCCAACATCTGCTTCGTTGATGGCTTGGTGAAGACGTCAGCGACCTGATCTGCTGACGACACAAAACAGACTTCCAAAGCTCCAAGTGCAAACCTTCTCCCAAACAAAGTGGAAATCCACTTCAATGTGTTTAGTGTGTGCATGAAACACTGGGTTTTAATGCGTAAAACCCTTGGCAACGACGTGAGCTTTATACTTGTCGATTGAGCCATTGGGTCTTTGTTTAACTTTAAACACCCACTTGCAACCAATGAGATTCTGACCAGGTGGGTGAGGAACCAGCGACCACGTTGAGTTGTGGCGAAGCGCTGCAAACTCGTCTTCCATAGCCGAGCGCCACTGCGGATCACCTCGAGCAGCACGGTTTGAGACAGGCTCGGCGAGAAGGCGCATCTATTGGGGTCATAGCAGATGGTGCCATCCATCGGAACCACTTGCTTGACGACGCGACCACCGCGGGTGATCACGGGCCACACCGGTGCTGCTGTAAGCGGTCCAGGAGCATGAGCCGGAGACGGAGGAAGCCTAGGAGGAGAATGATTGCCAACGTGAGGAGAAGCCGAGTGCTGGGCTGGCCCATCAGACGTTGCACCATCTGCATGGCTACGTGTGCTCGACGAGGTGGCATGATCCGTGTAGCTTGGGGCGGGTCTAACACGCGCCAACGTGGAGGGTGCCGGGGGTACAGGGCCAGCCAGAGCAGGGACATTTCCTGGGTTTTTCAG
Above is a window of Triticum aestivum cultivar Chinese Spring chromosome 6B, IWGSC CS RefSeq v2.1, whole genome shotgun sequence DNA encoding:
- the LOC123137482 gene encoding polyribonucleotide nucleotidyltransferase 2, mitochondrial, producing the protein MSMAVASLRFLARRRHQLRLAVPGTRAAFLSDTAEEASQAAPPPPGRKVLESFREEFEIGGRLIAFETGKMARFANGSVVISMEETNVLSTVAAAKSSDPVRDFLPLTVDYQEKQYAQGVIPTTYMRREGAPKERELLCGRIIDRPIRPLFPRGFYHEVQITVNVLSSDGKQDPDVMAANASSAALMLSDVPWDGPIGVIRVGRIDGNFVLNPTVDELGLSDLNLVYACSRDKTLMIDVQAREITERDLQAGMKLAHSEAVKYIDPQIRLAKRAGKEKREYKLSMISDENYEKIRTLSEAPIEEVFTDKSYGKFERGEALQKITESVKEKLEEECDEESLKFLPKAVDTVRKQVIRKRIIKEGLRVDGRRLDEVRPLYCESSTYPILHGSALFSRGDTQVLCTVTLGAPGDAQRLDSIVGPPTKRFMLHYSFPPFSINEVAKRGGLNRREVGHGTLAEKALLAVLPPEGDFPYTVRVNSEVMASDGSTSMASVCGGSMALMDAGIPVREHVAGVSVGLVSETDPTTGDISSYRILTDILGLEDHLGDMDFKIAGTRRGITAIQLDIKPAGIPLDIVCESLEPARKARNQILDRMDQEISSARAINDGSSPRLATLSFSSDSLRKLLFHRKKIEQDTGARVSVSDGTVTIVAKTQPIMDKAIEKVEFLVGREIEVGKTYKGIVSSIKEYGAFVDFNGGQQGLLHISELSHEPVSKVTDIISVGQALSLTCIGQDVRGNIKLSLKANLPHPHRPEKELASEDATLLPNQDVVGCSAVENMPSKDAEVKSSNSKDEDDTTEETPAFPTPTVIIRSAADCDAQDVADGPTKKRSKAASSKVAKPSPRASKPTKEQQEARKATPKKASTTSTAKKIKKEKADDSASNGLDKGKKADDSASNVLDAIPEKEISNTLKHPSPKNFRSGSIKLGDVVTAKVYQIRAYGLVLELSDGVRGMHKFVENSQNNFEVGEEVLVKCDTFSAKGVPVFSLLD
- the LOC123137483 gene encoding 39S ribosomal protein L41-A, mitochondrial, with product MPLGLILSSIGRSMRRKRTSSLNILSSKRAPRDYYKGKNCKPTGFHTRKGGYVMVDAKLPRFVVPDLTDFKLKPYVSQCARDELGASSTENKN